The nucleotide sequence CAGTTGACTGGTATTGAGATCGCGTCCGGTCGCATCGGCTTGTGTCAATAGACGTCCGGTCTGATCAACGATGGTGACATTGCCCGGTGGTAAGCCAGCGACACTGCTGGAAACCATATGGACGATGGCGTTTATCTGGCCTTCATCCAAGGTACGACCTTGCAGTAATCCAACCGTAACGGAAGCTGAGGGCGATTTCTGTTCACGGACAAACAGCGAGGGTTTGGGAAGTGCCAGATGAACACGAGCATTTTGCACTGGCCCTAAAGATTCAATGGTGCGTGACAGTTCACCTTCCAATGCTCTTTGGTAGTTAACCTGCTCACTAAATTGGCTGATGCCAAACTTTTCTTTATCGAGTAGTTCGAATCCCGCAGCCCCACCTTTGGGCAACCCTTGTTGTGCCAATCTTAGCCGTGTCTCATGCACCTGCTCGGCAGGGATCATGATCGCAGCGCCATTTTCGGCAAAACGGTAAGGGATATTTAATTGGGTTAATTGGGTGACAATATCGCCACCATCTTTATCGCTCAGATTACTGTAAAGCACCCGATAATCGGGGCTGCGTAACCACAGGAAAAGGGCAATGACAATCGCAACGGCTGCGCTGCCGGCAACTAATAATGGCACTTTAGGATCAGCTTTTATCTGGTTAATGATAGCACTGAAACCTTTAGTTTGATTTTCAACGTCGGTTGTTGCGGCACTCATAGACGATCCTTGCCTTGCTGTTCAACATGAATACTAAAAGCGTGGCGTAACAAAACAGACTCCCCATACGCAAGCGAAAAAATTCTTCCTATTTTCAGTTTTGTCATTATTCGCTGTTCACTCATCTTTTAATGGCACAATAAGCCCTGACTTTTTACTTTAATTACCCGCTTTAGATCGAGAGGGCTATGTTAGGGTGGCAGTCTAAAAATATGCCGTATATTACTTTGGGTTAATATGGCATTGAATGGCGTAGGTTATAGGGTGGTTTAACACGAGGTTTTTATGTCAATTCAGGCAATTGAAAGCGTGCTGCAACTGATGCAAGCTCAGGCATTACAGGCAGCCAGTATCGCAAAACCACTACCGTTGCAGAGTGGATTTGCCAGTCAACTGATGGCGGCTGTGGGTAAAATTAATCAAACACGTTTGAATGCCACAAAACGAGCTCAGGATTTTACACTGGGTGTACCCGGTGTTGAATTGAATGATGTAATGGTGGAGATGCAGAAATCCAGTATTGCTTTGCAAATAGGCGTTCAGGCAAAAAATAAGCTAACGGCTTCTTATCAGGAGATTATGAATATGCAGGTGTAGGTATGTTAATTTATTGATGTCTATCGTTAATAAGAGAGATCGCGAGTGTCGTGGATAAATTCCGCGGCGCTGCAAACAGGATATTCCATCGGTTTTATTTCTGGTCTTTTGTGTTGAGAGGCAATCCATAGCTTCATACTGAGATTGCATTTCTGTCCACATTTCAGTACTGCCCATTTTGTTACAATCAGCCCCTTTTAGCGGATGAAGTTTTCAACTCGGAGCGTTCATATCATCTGGTTTTTTAGCCGTGTTTATTGTGGTTAACTGAATTTACAACTTTACCGTATGTTTTGGTTGAATGTTTGTTGTAGTTAGCGATTTAATTAAATATTGTAAAACTCATAGTCAATAAAATATTTAAGGTGTCACGGTTTCGAATAATAATTTTCAACTCTAATTTCTGAGGTTAATGCTAATTTATTGATAAGTATCAAAAAACGATAAGGAGAATGAGCGGTATATCCTGTTATAATTGAATCTTAAGTTTTATGCCGGTTGCATTAATTCATAAAAATTTACTGAATGTTTAATAATAAATTGAAAGTTAAATCATGTGGTTTAATTTTTAATTATTTATAGATATAAGGAAATAATATGTCTGAGGTTATTAAGCTTGAAAATGAATGCCAGTTTGATCCTAAGCAATATGAATGTCATAGTGTTGTCGCTCCGGTTGGTTCTTTTTCTTGGGCCCTGATTCAATTAAAGCTACGTAAGCTTGTCGCTCGTTCTGTTTGGCGCGATAAAAAGATGTATTTGGCTATTACCCCTCGTGTGAATGATTTAACAGTGGAAGAAGGCAGTGCTTACGTTGTTGATGGTGTCGCCGTTGGCACTAAATATGATTATTTGACGCATATTGATCTGCGTAATGAGCATGGCAATTTTGTACCGTGGCAGCCAACGCAAGAAGATATGATGGCTTGTGATTGGGAATTTGTGGGAGAAAAACCAGTTAAACCTAAGCCGCATATTGAACCTGCGTATCAACTGAAAGCAAGGTTAACTGTTGGTAAAGCCTCTAGTATGAAAACCGAATATTTTGGTTACGCTAATAAACTTAATTATTCACTTGGATATAGCATGGGAAAATGGGAAGAAATCAGTAATAATACATTGCTCCTAAAAAATATTATAGAATTCGATGTAGCTCATACAGCTAGCACTCCTCCAAATTGTTTTGTTATTCATGTAGAAGATAATTCCAGTAAAATCAAGGAACAATTTGGTTCAAAAAGATTAATTGTAAAATGCTTAGGTAAAGAATATGATTTAGGGGTAGCTGAAACAAAATATTTATTGACTCTTTTGTATACTAAAACTGATGACTCATCAGAATTAGAAGCGTTATTTGTTGAATCAGTCGGTAAGACACTAGAAATTGAATTGAATTTCTTTGATGAATAATTGAAATTGGTAGATTAACATATCCTTCAATTATCATATTATATTAAAACATCAAGGTTGCGCTCCGGCGTGGCCTTTTTGTTTTTCACAATCAACTGAAATCACAGGGCTGCATATAAAAGCTTATTAATACCCGTTGATCAATGATGGGAGTGGAATATGAAAATGAAGGGCAAGCTTGAGTAGAGCGGGATATTACAAGGTTTTAAAGATGCTTAGTATCATTTTAGTCAGAAATGTAAAATACTTTTCATTGGTGTATGAAATATTGAGAATGAAAAGCCGAACACTATTTAATTGCCAAGACTCCTTATAATCTGAATTGAAATCAATACATCCTAAACCAAGCTCACAAAACGGGTAAATAATGGTGATGAGAGTACATCACCTTTATTTCTCAATTACTTTTGCTCCGTAGAGTTCATAAGGGTATTATGATAGGGTTCAACAGGGAATTGGCCGTAGCTATCATTTAATAATTGCTGTTGGCTTGCTTGTTTGATGAGTTTACTTAATTCATCAAGTCTTTTCTGTAGTAGTTTTTTAATCTCATTTTCATTATCTAAAATTATTTGCAAAATGTTGGTCATTTTTTGCTGTAACGAAAGAGAAGTCGTCGATGATATTGAAGAATGGCTGATCACTTCTACTGCTTTGAGGTAGGTGATTTCCATATCAACAAGTTCATCCCATTTTTCATTTTTAGCTAAATTAAGCATTTGCTCACTTAAACTTAGGATCCGTTGGTAAGCTGACAAAAGATCCATTTTATTATCCATTAAACAATATCCTGACTGGCGTTGTAATGAGGGCCAATTTGCCGCCAAGCATCTGAAATCTCGGTGAGTAACTTTATTACTTCGGTAATGGCTGGCTCATCATTGCGTAAATTAGCGTAGAGTAAACGTTGGGTCATATAGTCGTAAAGGGAAGCGAGATTGTGTGCCAGCTCTCCACCTTTTTCATTATCTAACCCTTGTTTGAGGCCATTATCGATGATATTGATCGCTTTGGAAATAGCTGCGCCTTTTTCCGCGATATTACCTTGTTCCATCAGAATAATTGCTCGACGTAGGGCGCTAAGCGCCCCGTTGAACAAAATCTGAATCAACTGATAGGGGGAGGCGTTCATAATTTCGCTCTCCACATCTATCTGGGCATATAATTGACTTGCCGAACGTTGATACATAATTTCCTTTAATTATCTTATTTTCTGTAATTGTGATAGGAAGTTACCGGTGTTTCCCAAGGAAGAGACCATTTTATCCAGTTGTGAAAATTGGCGTTTATAACGTTCAATTGTTTCGTTAATATTCTGTTTAGTCCTGTCTACTTGTTGATCAAGGGTTTTTAGACGCTTGTTAATACCATCAGTAGCGGTAGCTAAGGTACCTTCATGGCTATCCAGAGCATCTTTTAATAGCTTATGTGTCTGAGTGGCAAAACCCGTTTTTTTACCGTCACCCATAAAGAACGCTTTCACATTAGTCGGCTTTTCTTTTAGATTTTTTTCCAGTTTTTCGTTATCAATTTCCAGCTTACCGTCAGGCTTTTGTTTAATGCCCAGCTTATTCAGGGTTGGAATATCATTAGCCGCCTGAGAGCTGAAAATCTGGCTTCTTAGCTGGTTCTGTATTCCGCGTAATGTGCTGTCACCTAATAAAGCACCATTATCTTTCGACGGTTCTTCACCCTGTTTTACTGGCTTAAATTTGGTCAGTGAATCAAATGTCGTTTGTAATTCATTATAAGCATCAACCCAATTTTTAATCGCCTCTTTCATCGGCTCAATATCACGGGATATAACCAGTATTTCTGGCTTATGTTCCCCTGGTTTATCTTTATCCTCGGTCGTTTTTTTCAGATCCAGTTTAACGCCTTCGGGTGCATCGGTAATATGGTTTGTCTGACGCTCAATTGGGATTTTGTTGACGGTCAATTTCGCATTTTTCGCTTCAACCGTTTGAGTGAGTTTACTCGTTGTACCTGGATAGTTTAGCAACTCGCTAAGTTTGTTATCACCTTCAACCTTGATGGTCATCACCGATTCAGTGCCCGCTTTTTTAGCCGTCAGCACTAAATAGTTTTCGCCATCTTTGGCTTTAATAATACTGGCGTTGACATTACCTTCCTGTTTATTAATCGCATCACGGATCTCAATAATCGATGTTTGTCCGTCTGTCAGCTCGATTTTCATCGGCTTTTTTTCGCCAGGCTGAGTAATGGTAATTGTCCGGGTTTTACCTTCACCCAAAGATTCACCCAGATACTCTTTGATATTACTGACTTTTTCTGTCTGTAATGATTGTGCCTGTGCCAATTGTTTAACTTCAATACTGTAGTTACCTGGGCTGGCTTTAGAATCAGTACTGGCAACGAATGCATCATGTTTTTCGCTGGCAGTGGTTGTGTTAAGTTTATCGAACTTTTTCAGTGATTCAGATGCGGTTTCCAGTTTTTCTAAACTGCCTTTTAATGTACCAAAAGCGGTTAGCTTACCTTTATAACTGGTTTGTTGCTGTGCCAGCGGTACTAAACGTTTTTGTTCTGCTGCCTGAAGTTTATCCAATATAGAGCCCAGATCCATCCCCGACCCGGCGCCTAATGAAGAAATGCTAGCCATTTATTGACTCCTTTATTAGTAAAGCTTTATTGAACCGGTTATCGGTAAGTTTTTGGAAAAGTTTACTAATAAAAATAATTTTTCTATGGTAGGAATAGTCGTGAAGAACCGACGCTGTTTGGCTTATCAGTGCAGCGTGATAAAAAAGAAAAAGTTTTTTCAAGAAAAATTAAAGGTTCTTTGAGGAGCGCCGATAAAACTGTTGGCGGTGATGAACACCGTGGGTAAAACCCAAACTTATATATCGACTTGATTTTAAAAAGGAACTCTAACTATGGCACAAGTCATCAACACCAACAGCCTGTCCCTGCTGACTCAGAATAACTTGAATAGATCCCAGGGTACTTTGGGTAGCGCTATTGAGCGTCTATCTTCTGGTCTGCGTATCAACAGCGCGAAGGATGACGCGGCTGGTCAAGCGATCGCTAACCGTTTCACTGCAAATGTTAGAGGTTTGACTCAGGCAGCACGTAACGCTAATGACGGTATCTCTATTGCACAGACTACCGAAGGTGCACTGAACGAAATTAACACCAACTTACAACGTATTCGTGAACTGACTGTTCAGTCACAAAACGGCAGCAACTCTGAAAGTGATATCAAATCTATCCAGGAAGAAGTGACTCAGCGTTTAAAGGAAATTGATCGTATTTCTGAACAGACTCAGTTCAACGGTGTTCGTGTTTTGCGTGAAGATAGCAAAATGACCATTCAAGTTGGTGCTAATGATAACGAAGTTATCGACATCGATCTGAAAAAAATCGACAAAGAAGCTCTGAATCTGGGTAAATTTACTATTTCTGCGGAAGTTCCACACGGAGAAGTAGTTAAACAGGTTGACGATGGTGCAGGTGGGAAGAAAAATATCGATCACACTGCCGACGCTAAAGTTAAGGGCCTGAAAAGTGTAGAAGTCTATGAAGCTCTTAAGGATGATGGTTCAGTTAATCCTGGTAAATATGTTGTCAAAGGTACTGACGATACAGATGGCAAAGTAAAATATTTCGAAGCCACTATTACTAAAGAGGGTAAATTAACAGCAGATGCAGACATCACTGCTAAAGCATCAGAAAAGCCTCTAGAAACTTTGGACAGCGCTCTGGCACAAGTTGACAGCCTGCGCAGTTCTTTGGGTGCTATCCAAAACCGTCTGGAATCTACCGTTAACAACCTGAACAACACCGTTAACAACTTGAGCGCTGCTCGTAGCCGTATCGAAGATGCTGACTACGCGACCGAAGTGTCTAACATGAGCCGTGGTCAAATTCTGCAACAAGCGGGTACTGCGGTTCTGGCTCAGGCTAACCAAGTGCCTCAGAATGTAATGTCTCTGCTGCGTTAATCGCTCAGCTAGGGCAATATGTGAACCTGATTCACATAAAAATCCAAACAAATCAAGGATCGGCTCGCCGGTCCTTCTTTTTTAGGAGTTTATCAGGAACAGCCTAAAATTTGTGATACTATTAGGCAGACAATAAATTTCGCATAGGTGAAAAAGAAGTGTTTTTACTACATTGTTCAAACGATTGCCCTTGTTAGGGGATTGGATAATGATGGTTAGTCTCTTTTTCCAAAGGTGTCTGTTGTTGTGAGCGATTTGTATACCGCCGAAGGCGTGATGGACAAAAACAGCCTCTGGAAGCGCTACGTACCATTAGTTCGCCATGAAGCGTTAAGGCTACAAGTTAGGTTACCCGCGTGTGTGGAGCTGGATGATCTACTTCAGGCCGGGGGAATCGGCTTACTAAATGCGGTGGAACGTTTTGATTCCTTACAAGGAACCGCGTTTACCACTTATGCGGTACAACGCATCAGGGGTGCAATGTTGGATGAGTTAAGGAGCCGTGATTGGGCTCCGCGTAGCGTGCGCCGTAATGCGCGCGAAGTGACGCACATCATCCGTAAACTTGAGCAAGACTTAGGCCGTCCAGCCAGTGAGCAGGAAGTTGCTAAAGAATTAAAGATTGATCTGGTAGAATATCGGCAGATACTGTTAGATACGAATAACAGTCAGTTGTTTTCGTATGATGAATGGCATGAAATGCATGGTGAAAGCTGTGAACCTGTCATTGAAGAGGGGCATGAAACTAATCCCTTACAACAATTGCTGGAAAGTGACGTTCGTCAACGGGTAATTGAAGCTATCGATTCGTTACCTGAACGAGAAAAAATGGTTCTGACGCTGTATTATCAGGAAGAACTTAATCTGAAAGAGATTGGCGCAGTACTTGAAGTCGGGGAGTCCCGTATAAGTCAGCTACACAGCCAGGCGATTAAACGCTTGCGGGCACGCTTAAATCCGGAAAAGTAACTTTTTTGCTTATTTGTTTTTTGTTTAAGACTACACACAGGGCTTATCTCTTATGTCTGTTACAACACAAAAGAAACGGCCGCTCAGCCGTTACATTAAAGACTACAAACATAGTCAAACTCATTGCTTGCATTGTCACAAAGCTCTTGACCGTATCTCTTTGGTTTTTAATGGCCAAGTGATCAACAAAGAGTCCATCTCCGAGATGACGGAGTTGATTGATGACAAGACTTGGGATGAGCTGCAAGATAAATTTGTCGCGTTATGTCGTTTTTGCAGTGAGATTTATTGCAATAGCGAGACAGATTATTTTGACATCATGTCTTTCAAACAGTACCTGTTTGAACAGACTGAAATGAGTCATAGTACTGTTCGTGAGTATGTGGTTCGTTTACGACGTTTGGATGAATTGCTCACTTCAAGCAATTACCCTGTAAAAGAGTTCACAACAGAGAAAATTCAGGAAAAACTGAGTG is from Photorhabdus laumondii subsp. laumondii and encodes:
- the fliE gene encoding flagellar hook-basal body complex protein FliE encodes the protein MSIQAIESVLQLMQAQALQAASIAKPLPLQSGFASQLMAAVGKINQTRLNATKRAQDFTLGVPGVELNDVMVEMQKSSIALQIGVQAKNKLTASYQEIMNMQV
- a CDS encoding DUF2829 domain-containing protein, which encodes MSEVIKLENECQFDPKQYECHSVVAPVGSFSWALIQLKLRKLVARSVWRDKKMYLAITPRVNDLTVEEGSAYVVDGVAVGTKYDYLTHIDLRNEHGNFVPWQPTQEDMMACDWEFVGEKPVKPKPHIEPAYQLKARLTVGKASSMKTEYFGYANKLNYSLGYSMGKWEEISNNTLLLKNIIEFDVAHTASTPPNCFVIHVEDNSSKIKEQFGSKRLIVKCLGKEYDLGVAETKYLLTLLYTKTDDSSELEALFVESVGKTLEIELNFFDE
- the fliT gene encoding flagella biosynthesis regulatory protein FliT; translation: MDNKMDLLSAYQRILSLSEQMLNLAKNEKWDELVDMEITYLKAVEVISHSSISSTTSLSLQQKMTNILQIILDNENEIKKLLQKRLDELSKLIKQASQQQLLNDSYGQFPVEPYHNTLMNSTEQK
- the fliS gene encoding flagellar export chaperone FliS — translated: MYQRSASQLYAQIDVESEIMNASPYQLIQILFNGALSALRRAIILMEQGNIAEKGAAISKAINIIDNGLKQGLDNEKGGELAHNLASLYDYMTQRLLYANLRNDEPAITEVIKLLTEISDAWRQIGPHYNASQDIV
- the fliD gene encoding flagellar filament capping protein FliD; the protein is MASISSLGAGSGMDLGSILDKLQAAEQKRLVPLAQQQTSYKGKLTAFGTLKGSLEKLETASESLKKFDKLNTTTASEKHDAFVASTDSKASPGNYSIEVKQLAQAQSLQTEKVSNIKEYLGESLGEGKTRTITITQPGEKKPMKIELTDGQTSIIEIRDAINKQEGNVNASIIKAKDGENYLVLTAKKAGTESVMTIKVEGDNKLSELLNYPGTTSKLTQTVEAKNAKLTVNKIPIERQTNHITDAPEGVKLDLKKTTEDKDKPGEHKPEILVISRDIEPMKEAIKNWVDAYNELQTTFDSLTKFKPVKQGEEPSKDNGALLGDSTLRGIQNQLRSQIFSSQAANDIPTLNKLGIKQKPDGKLEIDNEKLEKNLKEKPTNVKAFFMGDGKKTGFATQTHKLLKDALDSHEGTLATATDGINKRLKTLDQQVDRTKQNINETIERYKRQFSQLDKMVSSLGNTGNFLSQLQKIR
- a CDS encoding flagellin FliC produces the protein MAQVINTNSLSLLTQNNLNRSQGTLGSAIERLSSGLRINSAKDDAAGQAIANRFTANVRGLTQAARNANDGISIAQTTEGALNEINTNLQRIRELTVQSQNGSNSESDIKSIQEEVTQRLKEIDRISEQTQFNGVRVLREDSKMTIQVGANDNEVIDIDLKKIDKEALNLGKFTISAEVPHGEVVKQVDDGAGGKKNIDHTADAKVKGLKSVEVYEALKDDGSVNPGKYVVKGTDDTDGKVKYFEATITKEGKLTADADITAKASEKPLETLDSALAQVDSLRSSLGAIQNRLESTVNNLNNTVNNLSAARSRIEDADYATEVSNMSRGQILQQAGTAVLAQANQVPQNVMSLLR
- a CDS encoding RNA polymerase sigma factor FliA, which produces MSDLYTAEGVMDKNSLWKRYVPLVRHEALRLQVRLPACVELDDLLQAGGIGLLNAVERFDSLQGTAFTTYAVQRIRGAMLDELRSRDWAPRSVRRNAREVTHIIRKLEQDLGRPASEQEVAKELKIDLVEYRQILLDTNNSQLFSYDEWHEMHGESCEPVIEEGHETNPLQQLLESDVRQRVIEAIDSLPEREKMVLTLYYQEELNLKEIGAVLEVGESRISQLHSQAIKRLRARLNPEK
- the fliZ gene encoding flagella biosynthesis regulatory protein FliZ; translation: MSVTTQKKRPLSRYIKDYKHSQTHCLHCHKALDRISLVFNGQVINKESISEMTELIDDKTWDELQDKFVALCRFCSEIYCNSETDYFDIMSFKQYLFEQTEMSHSTVREYVVRLRRLDELLTSSNYPVKEFTTEKIQEKLSEKLSQSAFSNYNIALRKYEQYLSWQQGGH